In Candidatus Defluviilinea proxima, a single genomic region encodes these proteins:
- a CDS encoding cation transporter, with amino-acid sequence MKKQTFSVPDMHCSNCSMKLESIEDDFPAIKEINASYHKQQMIVEYDEAKLTIDEIIAAVKKKGYQAIPV; translated from the coding sequence ATGAAAAAACAAACTTTCTCCGTTCCCGATATGCACTGCTCCAACTGCTCAATGAAACTCGAGTCCATCGAAGATGATTTCCCTGCCATCAAAGAGATCAACGCCAGTTATCACAAACAACAAATGATCGTTGAATATGATGAAGCCAAATTAACAATAGACGAGATCATCGCCGCTGTAAAGAAAAAGGGATATCAAGCTATTCCTGTGTAA
- a CDS encoding DUF2203 domain-containing protein, translated as MENGYTVDNKPDLFTCIPVYVILLPMPQYFTLQQANEALKIIRPIMDEVQAIRQKILDNQPEAWPAIEKSAGNGGNKALSKMVVDFEKLDALIHQIMDTGVQIKDINTGLLDFSALREGREVYLCWKYGEDDIAFWHEVDAGFIGRQPITTF; from the coding sequence ATGGAAAACGGGTATACAGTAGATAACAAGCCAGACTTGTTTACCTGTATACCCGTTTACGTTATACTACTGCCCATGCCCCAATACTTTACCCTACAACAAGCCAATGAGGCTTTGAAGATCATCCGCCCGATCATGGACGAAGTTCAGGCGATCCGTCAAAAGATACTTGATAATCAACCGGAAGCTTGGCCTGCTATTGAAAAGTCCGCAGGGAATGGTGGAAACAAAGCCCTCAGTAAAATGGTAGTGGATTTTGAGAAGTTGGATGCGCTCATCCATCAGATCATGGATACAGGTGTACAGATCAAAGATATCAACACAGGGTTACTGGATTTTTCTGCCTTGCGGGAGGGACGTGAAGTCTATCTCTGTTGGAAATATGGGGAGGACGATATCGCTTTCTGGCATGAAGTGGATGCAGGGTTTATAGGGCGGCAACCAATCACAACATTTTGA
- a CDS encoding IS5 family transposase yields MMTKSNQEYPTNLNDTEWKQIAPYLPRAKRKGRPREIPWRAIMNGIFYIVKNGCVWRDLPHEFPAWQTVYYYFRQFGKNRMWEKLNTIIRERVRIQAGRSPQASAMILDSQSIKSAEGGEKIGFDGGKLIKGRKRNVITDTMGLVVLAKVTAADVQDVYAGEETLVKLKKRKSLRARLQKIFADGGYRGHLVDWVKNELQAEITFILKVGNQKDFKFYPNAGSLNELMLGSRAIVVWLETMSAWCNPVSLLFIS; encoded by the coding sequence ATGATGACCAAATCAAACCAAGAATACCCGACTAACCTGAATGATACCGAATGGAAGCAAATTGCGCCATACTTGCCCAGAGCAAAGCGCAAAGGCAGACCACGAGAAATACCTTGGCGAGCGATTATGAATGGCATCTTTTACATTGTCAAAAATGGTTGTGTTTGGCGAGATTTACCACATGAGTTTCCTGCTTGGCAAACAGTCTATTATTATTTTAGACAGTTTGGGAAGAACCGCATGTGGGAAAAGCTTAATACGATCATTCGAGAGCGCGTTCGAATTCAAGCAGGGCGTAGTCCACAAGCGAGTGCAATGATTCTGGATAGTCAAAGCATAAAAAGTGCAGAAGGTGGTGAAAAAATTGGTTTTGATGGTGGCAAACTGATAAAAGGACGAAAAAGAAATGTGATTACAGATACGATGGGGCTCGTAGTTCTGGCCAAAGTCACTGCCGCTGATGTACAAGATGTTTATGCTGGCGAAGAAACTCTGGTGAAATTGAAAAAGAGGAAGTCTCTCAGAGCGCGTTTGCAAAAAATCTTTGCTGATGGTGGTTATCGTGGGCACCTCGTTGATTGGGTCAAAAATGAACTTCAAGCTGAGATCACCTTCATCTTGAAGGTAGGCAACCAAAAGGATTTCAAGTTCTACCCAAACGCTGGGTCATTGAACGAACTAATGCTTG
- a CDS encoding PAS domain S-box protein codes for MTDRLRNAFHPLIKMERHTWAGKLLVSVLIISIVVNGLYVLVHSLRGDAVLGLSNMVNIVLFFVQIVLLIPARMGYTREVSFVLSILVWGGMTYNAWRGMGVHDSSIIVYLLVILAGALVMGWQFVVSMTVLSVASIWGLALAETLGIRISQAQTPLVTAWELSVVFLFAIALVYMVMSVMRQSARDVEKIEEQFSKIFSVSPMAISVIALQPGKLLDANDAYWKLMGLDAQTSLGKLVTELNLWVDEKSHKRFVDAMLKQRSLHLPVFEFINAKGEKRVTAVFHELIDSASEPTVLSIFYDITEQVNSQRALQASEEKYKNFVETSAEGIWFLAFDEPIPTDLPEEEQVRLIYRFAYVQDCNETFARMYGYASRDAALGVRLLDLHGGSVTDVNFQATLGLVHANYRASERETVEKTVDGRTIHFLNSAVGVFKDKNLIGIWGTQLDVTTLQQTQIALQRSEARLRALLEATPDMIFEFDRDGRILQFISSSTMNTLLPPEQFLGRNISEIMPLNVVEQTMFAISRTLETGHLQVFEYQLLEMNDPRYYEASVIRNDVDTVIAMVRDVTVRNWTMNEREKLIDELEAKNAELEQFTYTVSHDLKSPLITIKGFMGFVQEDARAGNIDRLGVDIQRITDATDKMQKLLSDLLELSRVGRLVNKLELVNMNELAEETVELIHGRITQANVQVRIQPNLSFVYADRQRVFEVLQNLVDNAAKFMGDQSNPLIEIGQKDQLNGMPLFYVKDNGAGISPQFKDKIFGLFNKLDSRSDGTGIGLALVKRIIEYHKGTIWVESQLGQGATFFFTLPSPPMSGEVIE; via the coding sequence ATGACTGATCGGCTTCGAAATGCATTTCATCCCTTGATCAAAATGGAGCGGCACACTTGGGCGGGGAAGTTGCTTGTGTCAGTTCTCATCATATCCATTGTAGTAAATGGTTTATATGTTCTTGTACATTCCCTGCGCGGTGATGCTGTGCTTGGTTTGTCGAACATGGTCAATATTGTTCTGTTTTTTGTTCAGATCGTTTTGTTGATCCCTGCGCGCATGGGATACACCCGTGAGGTATCGTTCGTTCTCTCGATTCTTGTTTGGGGGGGCATGACCTATAACGCATGGAGAGGAATGGGGGTGCATGATTCTTCGATCATCGTATATTTGCTGGTCATTCTCGCAGGTGCCTTGGTAATGGGCTGGCAGTTCGTTGTAAGTATGACAGTTTTGAGCGTGGCATCCATTTGGGGGCTGGCTCTGGCTGAAACATTAGGCATCCGCATATCGCAAGCCCAGACGCCACTTGTTACAGCCTGGGAACTTTCAGTGGTCTTTTTGTTTGCGATCGCGCTCGTTTATATGGTGATGAGCGTGATGCGCCAATCTGCCAGGGACGTGGAAAAGATCGAGGAACAATTTAGCAAAATTTTTAGTGTAAGCCCAATGGCGATCAGTGTTATTGCCTTGCAACCAGGGAAGTTGTTAGATGCCAATGACGCGTATTGGAAGTTGATGGGCCTGGATGCGCAAACCTCGTTAGGCAAATTAGTCACAGAATTGAATCTATGGGTTGATGAAAAATCGCATAAGCGATTTGTGGATGCAATGCTGAAACAAAGGTCACTTCATCTTCCTGTGTTTGAATTTATCAACGCGAAAGGAGAGAAACGTGTCACCGCTGTATTTCATGAACTGATCGACTCGGCGAGTGAACCAACGGTTCTCTCCATTTTTTATGATATTACGGAACAAGTCAATTCCCAGCGTGCTTTGCAGGCTTCAGAAGAAAAATATAAAAATTTCGTAGAAACCAGCGCAGAAGGGATTTGGTTTCTAGCCTTCGATGAACCGATCCCAACCGACCTCCCAGAAGAGGAGCAGGTTCGGCTCATTTATCGGTTCGCTTATGTTCAAGATTGTAATGAGACGTTTGCCCGAATGTACGGATACGCGTCTCGTGATGCTGCTTTGGGTGTACGATTGCTTGACTTGCATGGGGGAAGTGTGACCGATGTTAATTTTCAGGCAACGCTGGGCTTGGTCCATGCAAATTACAGGGCATCAGAACGTGAAACGGTTGAGAAGACCGTTGATGGAAGGACGATCCATTTTTTGAATTCGGCTGTTGGGGTATTTAAGGATAAAAACCTGATCGGCATATGGGGCACACAATTGGATGTCACAACACTTCAGCAAACCCAGATTGCACTGCAACGAAGTGAAGCTCGTTTGCGAGCCTTGCTCGAAGCCACACCCGACATGATCTTTGAATTTGATCGTGATGGCAGGATCTTGCAATTTATCTCATCTTCGACCATGAATACACTCCTGCCGCCCGAACAATTTTTAGGTAGAAATATTTCCGAGATCATGCCTTTGAACGTGGTTGAACAAACCATGTTCGCGATTTCCCGTACTCTTGAGACAGGACACTTGCAGGTGTTCGAATATCAACTCCTTGAGATGAACGACCCGCGCTATTACGAGGCAAGCGTGATCCGCAATGATGTGGATACGGTCATCGCCATGGTGCGCGACGTCACCGTGCGGAATTGGACGATGAACGAACGTGAGAAATTGATCGATGAACTGGAAGCTAAGAATGCTGAGCTGGAACAATTCACATACACCGTTTCGCACGACTTGAAGTCTCCTTTGATCACGATCAAGGGCTTTATGGGATTTGTACAAGAAGATGCAAGGGCTGGCAACATAGATAGACTCGGCGTGGATATTCAGCGTATCACTGATGCCACTGATAAGATGCAAAAACTGCTTAGTGACCTGTTGGAGCTTTCTCGTGTTGGTAGGCTGGTCAATAAGCTTGAATTGGTCAACATGAACGAACTTGCAGAGGAGACCGTTGAACTTATCCATGGGCGTATCACACAAGCAAATGTCCAAGTGCGTATCCAGCCGAATCTTTCATTTGTATATGCAGACCGTCAGAGGGTGTTTGAAGTCCTTCAAAACCTGGTGGATAATGCGGCCAAGTTCATGGGCGATCAATCGAATCCGCTGATTGAGATCGGGCAAAAGGATCAACTCAACGGCATGCCTTTGTTTTATGTCAAAGATAACGGTGCGGGAATCTCGCCTCAATTCAAAGACAAGATCTTTGGCCTGTTCAATAAACTGGACTCGCGTAGCGACGGCACGGGCATAGGTTTGGCGCTGGTTAAGCGGATCATTGAGTATCACAAGGGCACAATATGGGTGGAATCACAACTCGGGCAGGGTGCCACCTTCTTCTTCACGCTTCCCTCTCCACCGATGTCTGGCGAGGTGATCGAATGA
- a CDS encoding SDR family oxidoreductase, whose product MKILFIGGTGIISSACADLALARGHELFILNRATSTKYPFPKGATLLKGDIHADEAHLTSLLAGHRFDAVVDYIAFSTQDIERDLRLFRKNTDQFVFISSASAYQKPVKNYLITEETPLENPYWEYSRNKIAIENMLMKEYRENGFPVTIIRPSHTYGHSQIPFGYCTWRDPWTSIDRMKRGKKIISHGDGSSLWVLTWNSDFAKGLVGLLGNEKAVGEAFQITSDQALSWDQIYLEAYQALGLEPNVIHIPSDYIARFDEEAVGSLIGDKSNTVVFDNSKIKSFVPDFHCEVDWAAGLRKSLAWFEAHPEFQTVDKEWDALSDRIIASYERALL is encoded by the coding sequence ATGAAAATTCTATTTATCGGCGGAACAGGCATCATCAGTTCGGCATGTGCCGACCTCGCCCTCGCGCGCGGACACGAACTTTTTATTTTGAATCGTGCAACTTCGACGAAGTATCCCTTCCCGAAGGGAGCGACTCTGCTCAAAGGCGATATTCACGCGGACGAAGCGCATCTTACCTCCCTTTTGGCTGGTCACCGCTTCGATGCAGTTGTGGACTACATTGCTTTTTCTACACAAGACATTGAACGTGACTTGCGTCTCTTCCGCAAGAACACCGATCAGTTCGTCTTCATCAGCTCGGCTTCTGCATACCAAAAGCCTGTGAAGAATTATCTCATCACAGAAGAGACGCCGCTTGAGAACCCCTATTGGGAATATTCGCGCAACAAGATCGCTATCGAGAACATGTTGATGAAGGAATATCGCGAGAACGGCTTCCCTGTCACGATCATTCGTCCCTCGCATACCTATGGACATTCTCAAATCCCCTTTGGCTATTGCACCTGGCGTGATCCGTGGACGTCCATTGACCGCATGAAGCGTGGCAAGAAGATCATCAGTCACGGCGATGGCTCATCCTTGTGGGTGCTCACTTGGAACTCAGACTTTGCCAAAGGCTTGGTCGGGTTATTGGGCAATGAGAAAGCGGTAGGCGAAGCGTTTCAGATAACGTCAGATCAGGCTCTCAGCTGGGATCAAATTTATCTCGAAGCGTATCAGGCTCTCGGTCTGGAACCGAACGTGATCCACATCCCATCTGATTATATTGCGAGGTTCGATGAAGAGGCGGTGGGGAGCCTCATTGGCGATAAGTCCAATACAGTTGTATTTGATAACAGCAAGATCAAAAGTTTTGTGCCAGACTTCCACTGTGAAGTGGATTGGGCGGCAGGCTTGCGCAAGTCGCTGGCGTGGTTCGAGGCGCATCCCGAATTTCAAACAGTGGATAAGGAGTGGGATGCATTGTCTGATAGGATTATTGCGTCATATGAAAGGGCGTTGTTATAG
- the rarD gene encoding EamA family transporter RarD gives MNNGILYGIGAYALWGLFPLYWKQLHEVSALQVIGHRIGWSFVMLMIYIVVTGQWKDFRSVAFTRKTIGVYSVAAVFLSLNWLIYVWGVNSGFIVETSLGYFINPLLSVLLGVIFLRERLRPLQWVPVGIAAIGVGYLTFVYGRLPWIALSLAFSFALYGLIKKLSPLGSLYGLTLETGIVFPVALIYLVFVGVTGTGAFLHDGTRVDLFLIGAGIATTIPLLMFASAAKQIPLTIVGMLQYIAPTLQFLIGVLVYKEAFDMAHFIGFSIVWAALIIFAIESYVASRTTAQPIPELGEG, from the coding sequence ATGAATAACGGCATTTTATATGGCATTGGCGCATATGCGCTGTGGGGGCTTTTTCCACTCTATTGGAAGCAATTACATGAAGTTTCTGCATTACAAGTGATCGGGCATCGTATTGGTTGGTCATTTGTCATGCTCATGATCTATATCGTTGTCACCGGGCAATGGAAGGATTTCCGCTCGGTTGCGTTTACTCGCAAGACCATCGGTGTATATTCTGTTGCGGCAGTTTTTCTCAGCTTGAACTGGCTGATCTATGTCTGGGGCGTCAACTCGGGTTTCATTGTTGAGACCAGCCTTGGATATTTCATCAACCCGTTGCTCAGTGTACTGTTGGGCGTTATTTTCTTGCGTGAACGCTTACGCCCTCTGCAATGGGTTCCTGTGGGGATTGCCGCCATCGGTGTTGGGTATCTAACGTTTGTATACGGCCGTTTACCGTGGATCGCTCTCTCTCTGGCTTTCTCATTTGCCTTGTATGGCCTTATCAAAAAACTTTCCCCACTTGGCTCTTTGTATGGGCTTACGCTCGAAACAGGAATTGTTTTCCCTGTTGCGCTGATTTATCTTGTATTCGTCGGTGTTACTGGCACAGGTGCATTCCTGCATGATGGAACGCGGGTTGATCTTTTCTTGATCGGCGCGGGTATCGCAACCACGATACCTTTGCTCATGTTTGCTTCGGCGGCCAAACAAATTCCGCTGACCATCGTGGGCATGTTGCAATACATTGCTCCCACTTTGCAATTCCTGATTGGTGTGCTTGTATATAAAGAAGCGTTTGATATGGCGCACTTCATCGGTTTTAGTATCGTTTGGGCGGCGCTCATCATTTTTGCCATCGAAAGTTATGTTGCAAGTCGTACAACTGCACAACCCATCCCTGAATTAGGAGAAGGCTAA